One genomic region from Paroceanicella profunda encodes:
- a CDS encoding phosphodiesterase produces the protein MLIAQISDPHMRAAGQLYQGLVDSNTMCAAAIATLNALDPQPDLVLLSGDVVDTGTPADYAQARHVLDRLRAPLLAIPGNHDAPEGFRRCFAGQPGLAASGPLHVDWSGDGPLRVLGLDITVPGAHHGRFDAAAEDWLARALARAPDRPVLLMMHQPPCDIGIGCIDAYRCFGEDRLAALLARHPRVQRVLCGHVHRLTMRAFGGTLLLTAPSTTTAIALRLAPGAEPASHVEPPALLLHHWREGAGLTTHHLPIGAHPGPFPFF, from the coding sequence ATGCTCATCGCACAGATATCCGACCCGCACATGCGTGCGGCCGGGCAGCTCTACCAGGGGCTGGTCGATTCCAACACGATGTGCGCCGCCGCCATCGCCACGCTGAACGCGCTGGACCCGCAGCCGGACCTCGTGCTGCTGAGCGGTGACGTGGTGGACACCGGCACGCCGGCGGATTACGCGCAGGCGCGCCATGTTCTGGACCGGCTGCGCGCGCCCCTGCTGGCCATTCCCGGCAATCATGATGCACCCGAGGGCTTCCGCCGCTGCTTTGCCGGCCAGCCGGGGCTGGCCGCCTCCGGGCCACTGCATGTCGACTGGTCGGGAGACGGCCCGCTGCGGGTGCTCGGGCTCGACATCACCGTGCCCGGCGCCCATCACGGCCGGTTCGACGCGGCGGCGGAGGACTGGCTGGCCAGGGCGCTCGCCCGCGCGCCCGACCGGCCGGTGCTGCTGATGATGCACCAGCCGCCCTGCGACATCGGCATCGGGTGCATCGACGCCTACCGCTGCTTCGGCGAGGACAGGCTGGCGGCGCTGCTGGCGCGGCATCCCCGGGTGCAACGGGTGCTCTGCGGCCACGTGCACCGGCTCACGATGCGCGCCTTCGGCGGAACGCTGCTGCTCACCGCGCCCAGCACCACCACCGCCATCGCCCTGCGCCTCGCCCCGGGGGCGGAGCCGGCCTCGCATGTCGAGCCGCCGGCCCTGCTGCTGCACCATTGGCGGGAGGGGGCGGGGCTCACCACGCACCACCTGCCGATCGGGGCGCACCCCGGGCCGTTCCCGTTCTTCTGA
- the grxD gene encoding Grx4 family monothiol glutaredoxin yields the protein MTDVATTDVQAAIKADVENNDVVLFMKGTASMPQCGFSSRVAGVLNYMGVTFKDVNVLASPDLRQGIKDFSDWPTVPQLYVKGEFVGGCDIITEMTLSGELDALFDQKGVTYDKDAAEKIREANG from the coding sequence ATGACCGATGTGGCGACGACGGATGTCCAGGCAGCGATCAAGGCCGATGTCGAGAACAATGACGTGGTGCTCTTCATGAAGGGCACCGCGAGCATGCCGCAGTGCGGCTTCTCCTCGCGCGTGGCCGGGGTGCTGAACTACATGGGCGTCACCTTCAAGGACGTGAACGTCCTCGCCAGCCCCGACCTGCGTCAGGGCATCAAGGATTTCTCCGACTGGCCGACCGTCCCGCAGCTCTACGTGAAGGGCGAATTCGTGGGCGGCTGCGACATCATCACCGAGATGACCCTCTCCGGTGAGCTGGACGCGCTGTTCGACCAGAAGGGCGTGACCTATGACAAGGACGCCGCCGAGAAGATCCGCGAAGCCAACGGCTGA
- a CDS encoding BolA/IbaG family iron-sulfur metabolism protein, with product MAIEAAEIEKLIREAFPSADVTITDLAGDGNHYAANVVAEEFRGMNRVQQQRAVYAALKGKMDGAQGELHALALTTRAPD from the coding sequence ATGGCGATTGAAGCGGCGGAAATCGAGAAGCTGATCCGGGAAGCCTTCCCGTCAGCGGATGTCACGATCACCGACCTTGCCGGTGACGGGAACCACTACGCCGCAAACGTGGTGGCCGAGGAATTCCGCGGCATGAACCGGGTGCAGCAGCAGCGCGCCGTCTATGCCGCCCTGAAGGGCAAGATGGACGGGGCGCAGGGCGAGTTGCACGCACTGGCGCTCACCACCCGGGCGCCGGACTGA
- the purL gene encoding phosphoribosylformylglycinamidine synthase subunit PurL has protein sequence MTEPEVNLALAAEHGLKPDEYQRILDLLGRVPSFTELGIFSAMWNEHCSYKSSKKWLRTLPTKGPQVICGPGENAGVVDIGDGQAVVFKMESHNHPSYIEPYQGAATGVGGILRDVFTMGARPIAALNSLSFGSPRHPRTKAVLTGVVRGIGGYGNAFGVPTVGGELRFHSAYDGNCLVNAFAAGIADADKIFYSAASGVGMPVVYLGAKTGRDGVGGATMASAEFDETIEDKRPTVQVGDPFTEKRLLEACLELMETGAVISIQDMGAAGLTCSAVEMGDKGDLGVRLDLERVPVRETAMSAYEMMLSESQERMLMVLRPEKEAVARAIFDKWDLDFAIVGETIAEDRFLVCLNGEVKADLPLKALSGTAPEYDRPWVETAAPPPLTDIPEIDPSTALLAVMGNPNYCSRAWVWEQYDHMVLADTVVRPGQDAAVVRVNGGPKALAFTSDVTPRYCQANPFEGGKQAVAEAYRNLCATGATPLATTDNLNFGNPEKPEIMGQFVGCVKGIGEACLALDMPIVSGNVSLYNETDGAAILPTPTICAVGLLADLDAIIPTAPRENDMAILLGETRGHLGQSALMAELYKAEEGDAPPVDLVAERKAGELVRALHAAGLITAAHDLSDGGLAVAAGEMALAANIGVVLADNDLLTPAEWFFGEDQGRYLVSVPAERLRETMSQILDAEVPCTHVGHFIGHRLDFAGRAIDLADLRAAHAAGLAAFTG, from the coding sequence GTGACCGAACCCGAAGTGAACCTGGCTCTTGCAGCCGAACATGGCCTCAAGCCTGACGAGTACCAGCGGATTCTCGACCTGCTCGGCCGCGTTCCGAGTTTCACTGAACTCGGCATTTTCTCGGCGATGTGGAACGAGCATTGTTCCTACAAGTCCTCGAAGAAATGGCTGCGCACCCTGCCGACCAAGGGTCCGCAGGTCATCTGCGGCCCGGGGGAGAACGCCGGCGTCGTCGATATCGGGGACGGTCAGGCCGTGGTCTTCAAGATGGAGAGCCACAACCACCCCTCCTACATCGAGCCCTACCAGGGGGCGGCCACCGGCGTGGGCGGCATCCTGCGCGACGTGTTCACCATGGGCGCGCGCCCGATCGCGGCGCTGAACTCGCTGTCCTTCGGCTCGCCCCGCCACCCGCGCACCAAGGCGGTTCTGACCGGGGTGGTGCGCGGCATCGGCGGCTACGGCAACGCCTTCGGCGTGCCGACCGTGGGAGGGGAGCTGCGCTTCCACTCCGCCTATGACGGCAACTGCCTGGTGAACGCCTTCGCCGCCGGCATCGCCGACGCCGACAAGATCTTCTACTCCGCCGCCTCCGGCGTGGGCATGCCGGTGGTCTACCTCGGCGCCAAGACCGGGCGGGACGGCGTGGGCGGCGCCACCATGGCCTCTGCCGAGTTCGACGAGACCATCGAGGACAAGCGCCCCACCGTGCAGGTGGGCGACCCGTTCACCGAGAAGCGCCTGCTCGAGGCCTGCCTGGAGCTGATGGAGACCGGCGCGGTGATCTCCATCCAGGACATGGGGGCCGCCGGCCTCACCTGTTCTGCCGTCGAGATGGGCGACAAGGGCGACCTCGGCGTGCGCCTCGACCTGGAGCGTGTGCCGGTGCGCGAAACGGCGATGAGCGCCTATGAGATGATGCTCTCCGAAAGCCAGGAGCGCATGCTCATGGTGCTGCGCCCGGAGAAGGAAGCGGTGGCCCGCGCGATCTTCGACAAGTGGGACCTGGATTTCGCCATCGTCGGCGAGACGATCGCGGAGGACCGGTTCCTCGTCTGCCTCAACGGCGAGGTGAAGGCGGACCTGCCGCTCAAGGCGCTCTCCGGCACCGCGCCGGAATATGACCGCCCCTGGGTGGAGACGGCCGCGCCGCCGCCGCTGACCGACATTCCGGAGATCGACCCCTCCACCGCCCTGCTCGCGGTGATGGGAAACCCGAACTACTGCTCGCGCGCCTGGGTGTGGGAGCAGTATGACCACATGGTGCTGGCCGATACCGTGGTGCGCCCGGGGCAGGACGCCGCCGTGGTGCGGGTGAACGGCGGGCCGAAGGCGCTGGCCTTCACCTCCGACGTCACCCCGCGCTACTGCCAGGCGAACCCGTTCGAGGGCGGCAAGCAGGCCGTGGCCGAGGCCTATCGCAACCTCTGCGCCACCGGGGCCACGCCGCTGGCCACCACGGACAACCTGAATTTCGGCAATCCGGAGAAGCCCGAGATCATGGGCCAGTTCGTCGGTTGCGTGAAGGGCATCGGCGAGGCCTGCCTCGCGCTCGACATGCCGATCGTCTCCGGCAACGTGAGCCTCTACAACGAGACGGACGGCGCGGCGATCCTGCCGACCCCGACCATCTGCGCCGTGGGTCTTCTGGCCGATCTCGACGCCATAATCCCGACCGCCCCGCGCGAGAACGACATGGCCATCCTGCTGGGAGAGACCCGCGGGCACCTGGGCCAGTCGGCGCTGATGGCCGAGCTCTACAAGGCCGAGGAGGGCGATGCCCCGCCGGTCGACCTCGTGGCCGAGCGCAAGGCGGGCGAGCTGGTGCGCGCACTGCATGCCGCCGGGCTGATCACCGCGGCGCATGACCTTTCCGACGGCGGCCTGGCCGTGGCGGCGGGCGAAATGGCTCTGGCGGCCAACATCGGCGTCGTGCTGGCGGACAATGACCTGCTCACCCCGGCGGAGTGGTTCTTCGGCGAGGACCAGGGGCGCTACCTGGTGTCGGTGCCGGCCGAGCGCCTGCGCGAGACCATGTCGCAGATCCTCGACGCGGAGGTGCCCTGCACGCATGTCGGGCATTTCATCGGCCATCGGCTCGATTTCGCCGGCCGCGCGATCGACCTTGCGGACCTCCGGGCAGCGCATGCGGCCGGGCTCGCGGCCTTCACCGGCTGA
- a CDS encoding LysR family transcriptional regulator, whose amino-acid sequence MDWDRLRIFHAVADAGSLTHAGESLNLSQSAVSRQIRHLEEALSCTLFHRHARGLILTEQGELLFEATKSMAKRLDSATARIRDAEDEVFGELRVTATTGFGTLWLAPRLGRLYDQYPNLKIQLLLEERVLDLPMREADVAIRMKEPSQADIIRRRLIDIRMRLYASPEYIATKGLPRTVDELSDHRLLFFTIDSHQVSAGRQWMQRFVDNENTSRLSVNNYFGVLQAVRHGLGIGALPEYLAVDSPDLVNVLPEECSDTIPVYFAYAQELRQSKRVEAFRDFVLAEISGLRKALGG is encoded by the coding sequence ATGGACTGGGACAGGTTGCGCATCTTCCATGCCGTGGCGGATGCCGGCAGCCTCACCCACGCGGGCGAGAGCCTCAATCTCAGCCAGTCGGCCGTCTCGCGGCAGATCCGCCACCTGGAGGAGGCGCTGAGCTGCACGCTGTTCCACCGCCACGCCCGCGGCCTCATCCTCACCGAGCAGGGAGAGCTGCTGTTCGAGGCCACGAAATCCATGGCCAAGCGGCTCGACAGCGCCACCGCCCGCATCCGCGACGCGGAGGACGAGGTGTTCGGCGAGCTGCGCGTGACCGCGACCACCGGCTTCGGCACCCTGTGGCTGGCGCCCCGGCTGGGCCGGCTCTATGACCAGTATCCCAACCTCAAGATCCAGCTTCTGCTGGAGGAACGCGTGCTCGACCTGCCGATGCGCGAGGCCGATGTCGCCATCCGCATGAAGGAGCCCAGCCAGGCGGACATCATCCGCCGCCGGCTGATCGACATCCGCATGCGCCTCTACGCCTCGCCGGAATACATCGCCACGAAGGGCCTGCCGCGCACAGTGGACGAGCTGTCGGACCATCGGCTGCTGTTCTTCACCATCGACAGCCACCAGGTCTCCGCCGGCCGGCAGTGGATGCAGCGCTTCGTGGACAACGAGAACACCTCGCGCCTCTCGGTGAACAATTATTTCGGCGTCCTGCAGGCGGTGCGGCACGGGCTGGGCATCGGCGCGCTGCCGGAATATCTCGCCGTCGATTCTCCGGACCTGGTGAACGTGCTGCCGGAGGAATGCTCCGACACCATTCCGGTGTATTTTGCCTATGCGCAGGAGTTGCGCCAGTCCAAGCGGGTGGAGGCGTTCCGGGACTTCGTGCTCGCGGAAATATCCGGCCTTCGCAAGGCCCTGGGGGGCTGA
- a CDS encoding indolepyruvate ferredoxin oxidoreductase family protein — protein sequence MELRPVTLDTRYDLDAGQVLLNGTQALVRLTLMQHARDAAAGLNTAGYVTGYRGSPLGGVDLNMAKARTLLEAAQVTFEPGLNEDLAATAVWGSQQAEMRGEGRYDGVYAMWYGKGPGVDRCGDVFRHANMAGTSRHGGVIAVMGDDHTGESSTTLHHSEFAFVDALMPVLSPAGVQEILDYGLLGWALSRYSGCWVGLKAVKDTIEVTEVVDGEPHRLDIRLPQDFAMPEDGLNIRLGDDRVPQEARLHDYKRFAAEAFARANRIDRRMMGRPGARIGIVSAGKSWLDTVHALDLLGIDAAEAERLGITTYKVGMVWPLDMTSFREWAEGLDLIICVEEKRKLLEVQMKEAIFNDRHGRRIIGWKKENGELLFSVKGALDPVLIARQLGKVLEEEGRGSEALSAARERLEAAARSDNAPEIAARLPWFCSGCPHNTSTKLPDGSRGYAGIGCHFMVQWMDRETEGFTHMGGEGANWIGESHFSSRGHVFQNLGDGTYNHSGVQAIRAALASGTNITYKILFNDAVAMTGGQQNEGNLSPQQIAHELVAMGVRKVACVTDPKEEVDHALFPGTVSFATRDDLDTVQRELREVPGVSAIVYVQTCAAEKRRRRKRGAFPDPDRRVFINPSVCEGCGDCGVQSNCVSILPKETEFGRKREIDQSACNKDFSCLKGFCPSFVTVEGGRLRKAKAAELTLPEMPEPALPAIDGTWNLVITGVGGTGVVTVGALLAMAAHLEGKGAGMMEMAGLAQKGGAVHIHCRIAEKPSDISAVRVAVGETDGLIGGDLVVAAGAKTLGLMARGRTRAVCNAHEIITGAFTRDTEFALPTDRLMLALRARIGEEAARFFDATKLAERLLGDAIYANVLMLGAAWQAGLIPLSGAALRRAIELNGAGVKGNLAAFEIGRWAVFAPREAEATLAPEVHPEEESLDTRIDIRAAHLEKYQNAGLAERYRALVAEARRHGDAFGEAVALGYHKLLTYKDEYEVARLHTETLEQALAEQFEDTGKLKFHLAPPILARKDAQGRPVKTTFGPWMLRAFGLLARLKGLRGTALDPFGRTGERRMERALITQYEADMAALMSGIGPRTAEIAEALARLPLQIRGFGHVKAANAAAAEKRREELLAAFRAGGSPLAQAAE from the coding sequence ATGGAGCTTCGTCCCGTTACCCTCGACACCCGGTATGATCTCGACGCCGGGCAGGTCCTTCTCAACGGAACCCAGGCGCTGGTGCGCCTTACCCTCATGCAGCACGCCCGCGACGCTGCGGCGGGGCTGAACACTGCCGGTTACGTGACCGGCTACCGCGGCTCGCCGCTGGGCGGCGTCGATCTCAACATGGCGAAGGCCAGGACGCTGCTGGAGGCGGCGCAGGTCACCTTCGAGCCCGGGCTGAACGAGGATCTCGCGGCCACCGCGGTCTGGGGCAGCCAGCAGGCGGAGATGCGGGGCGAAGGCCGCTACGACGGCGTCTACGCCATGTGGTACGGCAAGGGCCCGGGCGTGGACCGCTGCGGCGACGTCTTCCGCCACGCGAACATGGCCGGCACCTCGCGCCACGGCGGCGTGATCGCGGTGATGGGGGATGACCACACCGGCGAAAGCTCCACCACCCTGCACCATTCGGAATTCGCCTTCGTCGACGCGCTGATGCCGGTGCTGAGCCCGGCCGGCGTGCAGGAGATCCTCGATTACGGGCTGCTGGGCTGGGCGCTGTCGCGCTACTCCGGCTGCTGGGTGGGGCTGAAGGCGGTGAAGGACACCATCGAGGTGACGGAAGTGGTGGACGGCGAGCCGCACCGGCTCGACATCCGCCTGCCGCAGGATTTCGCCATGCCCGAGGACGGGCTCAACATCCGCCTCGGCGATGACCGCGTGCCCCAGGAGGCCCGGCTGCACGATTACAAGCGCTTCGCGGCGGAGGCCTTCGCCCGCGCGAACCGCATCGACCGGCGGATGATGGGCCGCCCCGGCGCGAGGATCGGCATCGTCTCCGCCGGCAAGAGCTGGCTGGACACGGTCCACGCGCTGGACCTGCTGGGCATAGACGCGGCGGAGGCCGAGCGCCTCGGCATCACCACCTACAAGGTGGGCATGGTCTGGCCGCTGGACATGACCTCCTTCCGGGAATGGGCGGAGGGGCTCGACCTCATCATCTGCGTGGAAGAGAAGCGCAAGCTCCTGGAAGTGCAGATGAAGGAGGCGATCTTCAATGATCGCCACGGCCGCCGCATCATCGGCTGGAAGAAGGAGAACGGCGAGTTGCTGTTCTCGGTGAAGGGCGCGCTGGACCCGGTGCTGATCGCCCGCCAACTCGGCAAGGTGCTGGAGGAGGAGGGCCGCGGCTCCGAGGCGCTCAGTGCCGCGCGGGAGCGGCTGGAGGCGGCCGCGCGTTCCGACAACGCGCCGGAGATCGCCGCGCGCCTGCCCTGGTTCTGCTCCGGCTGCCCGCACAACACCTCCACCAAGCTCCCCGACGGCTCGCGCGGCTATGCCGGCATCGGCTGCCATTTCATGGTGCAGTGGATGGACCGCGAGACCGAGGGTTTCACCCACATGGGCGGCGAGGGGGCGAACTGGATCGGCGAGAGCCATTTCTCCTCGCGCGGGCACGTGTTCCAGAACCTCGGTGACGGCACCTACAACCACTCCGGCGTGCAGGCCATCCGCGCCGCCCTCGCCTCGGGCACCAACATCACCTACAAGATCCTCTTCAACGACGCCGTGGCGATGACCGGCGGCCAGCAGAACGAGGGCAATCTCTCCCCCCAGCAGATCGCCCATGAGCTGGTGGCGATGGGGGTGCGCAAGGTGGCCTGCGTCACCGACCCGAAGGAGGAGGTGGACCACGCGCTCTTCCCCGGCACCGTCTCCTTCGCCACGCGCGATGACCTCGACACCGTGCAGCGCGAGTTGCGCGAGGTGCCGGGCGTCTCGGCCATCGTCTACGTGCAGACCTGCGCGGCCGAGAAGCGCCGCCGCCGCAAGCGCGGCGCCTTCCCGGACCCGGACCGCCGGGTGTTCATCAACCCGTCCGTCTGCGAGGGCTGCGGCGATTGCGGCGTGCAGTCGAACTGCGTGTCGATCCTGCCGAAGGAGACCGAATTCGGCCGCAAGCGCGAGATCGACCAGAGCGCCTGCAACAAGGATTTCTCCTGCCTCAAGGGCTTCTGCCCCAGCTTCGTGACGGTGGAGGGCGGCCGGCTGCGCAAGGCGAAGGCGGCCGAGCTCACCCTGCCGGAGATGCCCGAGCCCGCGCTTCCCGCCATCGACGGCACCTGGAACCTCGTCATCACCGGGGTGGGGGGCACCGGCGTGGTGACCGTGGGCGCGCTGCTCGCGATGGCGGCACATCTCGAGGGCAAGGGAGCGGGCATGATGGAGATGGCCGGCCTCGCCCAGAAGGGCGGCGCGGTGCACATCCACTGCCGCATCGCGGAGAAACCCTCCGACATCTCCGCCGTGCGCGTGGCGGTGGGCGAGACGGACGGGCTGATCGGCGGTGACCTGGTGGTGGCGGCGGGGGCGAAGACCCTCGGCCTCATGGCCCGCGGCCGCACCCGCGCGGTGTGCAATGCGCATGAGATCATCACCGGCGCCTTCACCCGCGACACCGAGTTCGCCCTGCCCACCGACCGGCTGATGCTCGCCCTGCGCGCGCGCATCGGCGAGGAGGCGGCGCGCTTCTTCGACGCCACGAAACTTGCCGAGCGCCTGCTGGGCGACGCGATCTACGCGAACGTGCTCATGCTGGGGGCGGCCTGGCAGGCCGGGCTCATCCCGCTCTCGGGCGCTGCCCTGCGCCGGGCGATCGAGCTCAACGGTGCAGGCGTGAAGGGCAATCTCGCCGCCTTCGAGATCGGCCGCTGGGCGGTCTTCGCTCCGCGCGAGGCCGAGGCCACCCTCGCCCCCGAAGTGCATCCGGAAGAGGAAAGCCTCGACACGCGCATCGACATCCGCGCGGCGCATCTGGAGAAATACCAGAACGCGGGCCTGGCCGAGCGGTACCGCGCGCTGGTGGCCGAAGCCCGCCGCCACGGCGATGCCTTCGGCGAGGCGGTGGCGCTGGGCTATCACAAGCTCCTGACCTACAAGGATGAATACGAGGTGGCCCGGCTGCATACCGAGACGCTGGAGCAGGCGCTGGCCGAGCAGTTCGAAGACACGGGCAAGCTGAAGTTCCACCTCGCGCCGCCGATTCTCGCCCGCAAGGACGCGCAGGGCCGGCCGGTGAAGACCACCTTCGGCCCGTGGATGCTGCGCGCCTTCGGCCTGCTGGCCCGGCTGAAGGGCCTGCGCGGCACCGCGCTGGACCCGTTCGGGCGCACCGGGGAACGGCGCATGGAGCGCGCGCTCATCACCCAGTACGAGGCGGACATGGCTGCGCTGATGTCCGGCATCGGCCCGCGCACCGCCGAGATCGCCGAGGCACTTGCCCGCCTGCCGCTGCAGATCCGCGGCTTCGGCCACGTGAAGGCGGCGAACGCGGCGGCAGCGGAGAAGCGGCGCGAGGAACTGCTCGCCGCCTTCCGCGCCGGCGGCAGCCCGCTGGCACAGGCCGCCGAGTAA
- a CDS encoding ammonium transporter, whose translation MNTISKYLGLAAGAALFALPAFGQDAPVEAAAALPPVPNEVGYIFTTFMFLVTGFLVMWMACGFAMLEAGLVRSKNVTMQLTKNIVLFALAGIMYYLVGYNLMYPGDDWTIPNYLGNFASTVLEPVGLEGTETDLTYASVGSDFFFQLMFCATTASIVSGTLAERIKLWPFIIFTVILTSFIYPIQASWKWGGGWLDADWGFLDFAGSTVVHSVGGWAALAGAIVLGPRIGRYKDGQTVPMPGSNLTLATLGTFILWLGWFGFNGGSQLYMNTAGNVADISRIFANTNAAAAGGCIAAMLTTMVLFKKPDLTMILNGALAGLVSITAEPLTPGLGGATLIGAVGGVLVVIAVPMLDKMKIDDVVGAIPVHLVCGIWGTLAVCLSNPDATFSGQIVSIISVGLFVFIVSLVLWLILKAVMGIRASAEDEVAGLDVAELGMEAYPEFSKSTS comes from the coding sequence ATGAATACCATCAGCAAATATCTCGGCCTTGCGGCCGGAGCGGCGCTCTTCGCCCTCCCCGCCTTTGGCCAGGATGCGCCCGTCGAGGCCGCGGCGGCCCTGCCTCCGGTGCCGAACGAGGTCGGCTACATCTTCACCACGTTCATGTTCCTCGTCACCGGCTTCCTGGTGATGTGGATGGCCTGCGGCTTCGCGATGCTCGAAGCCGGCCTGGTGCGCTCCAAGAACGTCACCATGCAGCTCACGAAGAACATCGTGCTCTTCGCGCTTGCGGGCATCATGTACTACCTCGTCGGCTACAACCTGATGTACCCGGGCGACGACTGGACGATCCCGAACTACCTCGGCAACTTCGCCTCCACCGTGCTGGAGCCGGTCGGCCTCGAAGGCACCGAGACCGACCTCACCTACGCCTCCGTGGGCTCGGACTTCTTCTTCCAGCTGATGTTCTGCGCGACGACCGCCTCGATCGTCTCGGGCACGCTGGCCGAGCGCATCAAGCTCTGGCCCTTCATCATCTTCACCGTGATCCTGACCTCCTTCATCTACCCGATCCAGGCCTCCTGGAAATGGGGCGGCGGCTGGCTGGACGCCGACTGGGGCTTCCTCGACTTCGCCGGCTCCACCGTGGTGCACTCGGTCGGCGGCTGGGCGGCTCTCGCCGGTGCCATCGTTCTGGGCCCCCGCATCGGGCGCTACAAGGACGGCCAGACCGTGCCGATGCCGGGCTCCAACCTCACCCTCGCCACCCTGGGTACGTTCATCCTGTGGCTGGGCTGGTTCGGCTTCAACGGCGGCTCGCAGCTCTACATGAACACCGCCGGCAACGTGGCCGACATCTCCCGCATCTTCGCCAACACCAACGCGGCTGCCGCGGGCGGCTGCATCGCGGCGATGCTCACCACCATGGTGCTGTTCAAGAAGCCTGACCTCACCATGATCCTGAACGGTGCCCTCGCTGGCCTCGTCTCGATCACGGCCGAGCCGCTCACCCCCGGCCTCGGCGGCGCGACGCTGATCGGTGCCGTGGGCGGTGTGCTCGTGGTCATCGCGGTGCCGATGCTCGACAAGATGAAGATCGACGACGTCGTCGGCGCCATCCCGGTCCACCTCGTGTGCGGCATCTGGGGCACCCTCGCGGTCTGCCTCTCGAACCCGGACGCGACCTTCTCCGGCCAGATCGTCTCGATCATCTCCGTCGGCCTGTTCGTGTTCATCGTGTCGCTGGTGCTGTGGCTGATCCTCAAGGCCGTCATGGGCATCCGCGCCTCGGCGGAAGACGAGGTCGCCGGCCTCGACGTGGCCGAGCTGGGCATGGAAGCCTACCCGGAATTCTCGAAGTCCACGAGCTGA
- a CDS encoding P-II family nitrogen regulator gives MKLIIAVIKPFKLEEVREALTTTGVQGLMVSEVKGYGRQSGHTEIYRGAEYVVNFVPKIKLEMVVSDSMVEKVVDTLAATAKTGKIGDGKIFVLDVEQAMRVRTGEIGEDAL, from the coding sequence ATGAAACTGATCATAGCCGTCATCAAACCCTTCAAGCTCGAGGAGGTGCGCGAGGCGCTCACCACCACGGGCGTGCAGGGCCTGATGGTCTCGGAAGTCAAGGGGTACGGGCGCCAGTCCGGCCACACCGAGATCTATCGCGGCGCCGAATACGTGGTGAACTTCGTTCCCAAGATCAAGCTGGAGATGGTCGTTTCCGATTCGATGGTCGAAAAGGTCGTCGACACCCTGGCCGCCACGGCCAAGACCGGAAAGATCGGCGACGGGAAAATATTCGTTCTCGACGTTGAGCAGGCAATGCGGGTGCGCACCGGCGAGATCGGTGAAGACGCGCTCTGA